The following proteins come from a genomic window of Neptunomonas concharum:
- a CDS encoding sulfite exporter TauE/SafE family protein, producing the protein MNDLQVWQYVAIGALFIWSGFVRSGLGFGGAVLTLPFLLLVHNDPLVFLPIIAVHLLVFSSLIAYGSHKKNKRVVSEEPISTIDWDYLKHSLKIMIIPKLIGVFGLLTLPTALMSSIIFVIVMVYAIGYVLNRPFKSNSRVLDNMFLMLGGYISGTSLIGAPLIVAVYAGHVAKHQLRDTLFVLWFILVVIKCAAFAWAGVDFQWIHHLWLLPCAALGHLIGQRFHERMVSAETPLFFRVLGSALIIVSLIGLWKALS; encoded by the coding sequence GTGAACGATTTACAGGTATGGCAATATGTAGCCATTGGCGCATTATTTATCTGGAGCGGCTTTGTCCGTTCAGGTTTGGGCTTTGGTGGTGCCGTCCTGACCCTGCCTTTTTTATTATTAGTACATAATGATCCACTGGTTTTCTTACCGATTATTGCCGTTCACCTTTTAGTATTCTCAAGCTTAATTGCGTATGGCAGTCACAAAAAGAATAAACGAGTGGTTAGTGAAGAGCCTATCTCAACTATCGATTGGGATTACCTAAAGCACTCCTTAAAAATCATGATCATTCCAAAACTGATAGGGGTGTTTGGTCTATTGACGCTACCTACAGCATTGATGAGCAGTATTATTTTCGTGATTGTGATGGTGTATGCCATTGGTTATGTACTCAATCGACCTTTTAAGAGTAATAGCCGAGTTTTGGATAATATGTTCTTAATGCTTGGTGGTTATATTAGTGGTACATCCTTGATCGGCGCACCATTGATTGTGGCCGTCTATGCAGGACATGTGGCTAAGCACCAGCTGCGAGATACGCTGTTTGTCCTTTGGTTTATTCTAGTGGTGATTAAGTGTGCAGCATTTGCTTGGGCAGGCGTAGATTTCCAATGGATTCATCATCTATGGCTACTACCTTGCGCAGCGCTGGGGCACCTGATTGGGCAACGATTCCATGAACGGATGGTATCGGCAGAAACGCCGCTGTTTTTCAGAGTGCTTGGTTCTGCGTTAATTATTGTGAGCCTGATCGGTTTGTGGAAGGCGCTGAGTTAA
- a CDS encoding c-type cytochrome, producing the protein MKKTMVTFIGGALLSLAPLQFAVAHGNATGVVKERMDTMDDMKASMKTLAAIFSGEREYNAQQVKDAADTIAQLSGESLLKLFPKGSLKGLGHTEAKPEIWQEWPRFSGYAMDLQRFSEALAQAASKYEAGSQQAPATTMMSGSSSMMSGHKMMGGHKMMGMQQMSQEHLNNMPADHLFTMVKESCSNCHTRYRTEED; encoded by the coding sequence ATGAAAAAAACAATGGTTACCTTCATTGGGGGCGCTTTGCTATCGCTGGCACCTCTCCAATTTGCTGTTGCTCATGGTAATGCGACCGGTGTTGTAAAAGAGCGCATGGATACTATGGATGATATGAAAGCATCCATGAAAACCTTAGCCGCTATTTTTAGCGGAGAACGAGAATACAATGCGCAACAGGTCAAAGACGCAGCGGATACCATCGCACAGTTGTCAGGTGAAAGCCTGCTAAAGCTGTTCCCGAAAGGCAGCCTTAAAGGGCTAGGTCATACAGAAGCGAAACCGGAGATCTGGCAAGAGTGGCCACGTTTTTCTGGTTATGCCATGGACTTGCAGCGCTTTAGCGAAGCGTTGGCGCAGGCCGCTTCTAAATATGAAGCAGGCTCTCAGCAAGCGCCGGCTACCACGATGATGAGTGGTAGCAGCTCTATGATGAGTGGGCATAAAATGATGGGTGGGCACAAAATGATGGGAATGCAACAGATGTCCCAAGAGCACTTAAATAATATGCCTGCTGATCATCTATTCACCATGGTTAAAGAGAGCTGTAGCAACTGCCACACTCGATATCGTACCGAAGAGGACTGA
- a CDS encoding c-type cytochrome: MVGWKKYTVFAALILAVAFGFMVTSLPPETPLSVREGDVARGAYLARISGCIACHTNTEANAPLAGGYGIKTPFGVLFSPNLTTDNKTGIGDWTIETFGRAVRSGVSPDGQPYYPVFPYRFYAQFSDQDIADLWAAFQTVPPVPYENREHQLAFPYNIRSALYLWRALYFEGRTSVQTDSLQDDQYNRGKYLVEVAGHCAACHTPRGWLGGLQDDKSLQGATILDDMKAPAITPEALKQQGWTLNTLAYGLSTGIKPDGDVMGAAMGEVIRDGLSYLSKADQQAMALYLLSDKSTSTK, from the coding sequence ATGGTGGGGTGGAAAAAGTACACAGTTTTTGCGGCTTTAATCTTAGCGGTTGCTTTCGGCTTTATGGTGACGTCACTACCACCTGAAACACCTTTATCGGTGCGGGAAGGTGACGTTGCCAGAGGTGCTTATCTTGCGCGCATTTCGGGTTGTATTGCGTGCCATACCAATACGGAAGCCAATGCTCCTTTGGCGGGTGGCTATGGGATTAAAACGCCTTTTGGTGTGCTTTTTTCGCCCAACTTAACGACGGATAACAAAACGGGTATAGGTGATTGGACAATAGAAACGTTCGGGCGCGCGGTAAGGTCGGGTGTTTCGCCTGATGGGCAGCCTTATTATCCCGTGTTTCCTTACCGTTTTTATGCTCAATTTAGTGATCAGGATATTGCTGATTTATGGGCGGCCTTTCAGACGGTACCTCCAGTACCTTATGAAAATCGTGAGCACCAGCTTGCGTTCCCTTATAACATTCGCTCAGCGCTCTACCTGTGGCGTGCCTTGTATTTTGAAGGGCGCACCTCTGTCCAAACAGATAGTCTTCAGGATGATCAATACAACCGAGGTAAGTATCTTGTCGAAGTCGCAGGGCATTGTGCCGCTTGCCATACCCCAAGAGGGTGGTTAGGTGGTTTGCAAGATGATAAGTCCCTACAAGGGGCGACAATATTAGATGATATGAAAGCCCCAGCGATTACGCCTGAAGCTCTAAAACAACAAGGTTGGACGCTCAATACTCTGGCTTATGGATTAAGCACGGGGATAAAACCTGATGGAGATGTGATGGGAGCGGCCATGGGAGAGGTTATTCGTGATGGTTTATCGTATTTAAGTAAGGCTGATCAACAAGCAATGGCACTCTATTTGTTGTCGGATAAAAGTACTTCCACGAAGTAA